In Strongyloides ratti genome assembly S_ratti_ED321, scaffold srae_chrx_scaffold0000002, a single window of DNA contains:
- a CDS encoding Homeobox domain and Homeodomain-like-containing protein, whose protein sequence is MDKGCKRRLRTNFTETQSLYLEEAFLESHYPDHASKRAMSKSLQIPEDRITVWFQNRRAKWRRIECREKTDRFLIKPNYQTNQTGEETVPIILKNSFKNLCNNINFDNNNVTKKISPNQYHGKIDEYNSYLTFSNETSNEKCQSFPSSLNNNCSYQQFSTRGDEVSNCLNVRSSMNEIVNNSSFTINNNMPYVMNTTSARMIFNYDDKNCFFG, encoded by the exons atggaTAAAGGTTGTAAAAGAAGATTACGAACTAATTTTACTGAAACTCAAAGTTTATATTTAGAAGAAGCTTTTTTAGAATCACATTATCCAGATCATGCTTCAAAAAGGGCTATGTCAAAAAGTCTTCAAATTCCAGAAGATCGCATTACt gtaTGGTTTCAAAATCGTCGTGCAAAATGGAGAAGAATTGAATGTAGAGAGAAGACAGATCGTTTCTTAATAAAACCAAACTATCAAACAAATCAAACAGGAGAGGAAACAGTcccaataattttaaaaaattcatttaaaaatttatgtaataatataaattttgataacaataatgtaacaaaaaaaatctcACCAAATCAGTATCATGGAAAGATAGATGAATATAATTCATATTTAACTTTCAGCAATGAAACTTCTAATGAAAAATGTCAATCTTTTCCTTCATCTCTCAATAACAATTGTAGTTATCAACAATTCTCAACGAGGGGTGATGAAGTGTCAAATTGTCTTAATGTTAGAAGTTCAATGAATGAAATTGTAAACAATTCATCTTTTACAATCAACAATAATATGCCTTATGTAATGAATACTACATCTGCAAGGatgatatttaattatgatgataaaaattgCTTCTTTGGTTAA